The following DNA comes from Geobacter sp..
AAAAGTTTGCACTTCCAGGGTCGTTTGCGTTCTGATAGCGCACGCGAAAACGAACTACAGATTCGTTTGAGCGAAAATCAATGACAGCAGTAATAAATGCGGTCGCAGCCAAAATAAGACTGATTGCCCCGTAGCCGTCCACCCCGATCATGCTCGTTATCTGAGCGATAGTGATGAAGTTGATCAACATACTGAGTGGTTTGAGCAGATAAAATGGGGCAACTTTGTGAAGTGCTGTTTGAAACTGTATTCTGTCGAATATCTTTATCCACTTGAATCTGTCTGATCCCCAATTAGACATCAAGAAACCTTGTTATTTAAAGAATGATCTTGATGATTTTTTCTTTCTTGTGACTGTCTAGTTACAAATTCAACAATAAAAGCCATTAATACTGCTCCGAAAAAACTTACCCCGAGTGCTCTCAAAACAAGTTTTCTTCTTAGAGGAGCACTTCGTTTCTCAGGCACCTTAGCTGACTGCAAAACTTGGAATGGTGCCATGTCCTTGGTTTCGGAAACCTTTACCGCTTCATACTGCTTGCTCAGCATTTCTACTACTGCTTCCTGGATTTTGAACTCCCGCATCAAACGCAGATACTCCTGTCCAAGCCTCGGCACACTGCCGATATTCGGGATCGAACTGCTGCTGCCTCCTTTCCCTTCCAAGCCGGCAATTTGTGCCCGAAGATTTGCTGCCGTTGTCTTGGCTGTTTTCACTTCTTGGCTCGAATCGGTAAACTGCCGCTGAAGGGTGGCAAGCTGCACTTCCTGCGCTGCAAGTTGTGCCCGCAATTGGGCAATCCCTGCAATGGTGGCCTGGGCCTGGTCCGTGACGGATATCGCTTTGTTTTTGAGCTGGAATGCTTTGAGAGCGTCTTCGGCACGGCTCAAGTCGGCACGCGCCTCGGCAATCCTTTTCTCCAGAAAAGCACGGTTTTTACCTGCGCCGGACATGTTCAAACCGGCAGTCAGAATGCCAAGCTCCTCCACATAGGCATTGGCCAGATCGGCGGCACGCTTGGGATCTTTGTCATCTACCGTAATGGTGATTACTCCATCCTTTTTGCCAAGGGAGACAATGGTTTTTGTATCCATCGCCTGGTAGACATCGGTCCGGTATTTTGTCTTGTAGGCATCCATCAACTTGAAGCGATCAATAATGGGGTCTTTGACCGTTTCACTCTTGAGCATGGTGACATACAGTTCGCCGGTGGTTTTGGCGCCGACCGTGCCGCCTGCCAAACCGGCCAAGCCTCCCAGTTGACTCATGAGTGCCCCCATCCCCCCTTTGTCATCGTCGCTCGGGATGATCATTGCCTTGGCAGTGTAGATATTCGGCATCATCAGAGTGATAAGGGCTGCGATGAAGGTTGCACCAAAGGTGGTGAAAAAGATCATCCGCTTGTGCTTGACAATGACCTGAAGATAGTCCAGCAAGGTAGGGGGAGTTGGGGGCGATGGGGTGGAGTTAGCGTTTTGCGACATTAATATCTCCATAACGGTCAGGTCTCAAATAGTTTATCAAATGTGGATCAGACGACCCTGTTAATCAGGTTTACGAACAGAGACAGTATGCTCGCGAGGATAACGACACGATTTTGTCTGACATCGTTGCTGATCAGAAAGAGTTTGTAGGCGACGAACAGGATGATCGATTTGCCTGCAACGGTGAGCAGGTGATACGGAGCGGTTAACTGGTCCGGCATGAGTGGTATGAAGATAACCGCCAGCAGTACGGAAAACTCAATCGCCGAATCCATCAGGATATTGAAGCGTTTGCGGATGAATATTTTAATCCCGATGATCAGTGCAAGAAGTGCAAACAGATAGGCGGAATACGCGAGAACCGGGACATCTCCTATGGTTGCGCTGTGCCCGTAATTTTCCGCTTCGTAGAGAAGATAAGCCCCGGTAAGGTAGAGGCCTATCAGGAGCAGTTGGTTCGTCCAGGTTCGGTTGAACGCCACACCTATAAGGAGGGAGCAGAGGAGAATTGCTGATGCGACTGCATGGTAGGGGTTCGGGACTAGATCGACAGGCAATGCGATTACCAGAATGAGGACCGCGAGATATCGGGCAATCAACAACAGCTTGTCACCCAAGCGCTCTATGGCGGAGTTCCACTCCGTTACAAGAAGCAATGTGTCGGCATCGATCTTGCCATCCCCTTTTGGGTAATATTTGGCGAGTAGGGATAGCAGTAGATAGAATATGACCGTTGCGAGGATGACGAACAGAAACAACGAAGAGTCGCTGGCGTTGAAGTACAGCACCGCTACCGCAGCCATGAAATACGACCAGCCGAATACTGCCAGTACTGATGCTTTGTGTCCCAGCCCGATATCAAGGAGACGATGGTGAAGGTGGGCTCTGTCGGCGCTCATGACAGGCCTGCCGCTGATCAGTCGCCCCGCGATGACATACAGCGTGTCGAATACCGGCACGGAAAGGATGATCAGGATTGCAACCGGGGAGACAGTGGGAGAAACATCAAGCAGGCGCACGCCCAGCATCCCCAGGGTGAATCCGAGCAGGTTGCTGCCGGCGTCACCCATGAATATCCGGGCAGGATAGGCATTGTGCGCCAGAAAGCCGATGACTGCTCCCAGGAGCGCCGCACTGACAAAGAAGACCTGCCGCGAGCCGGTTTCCAACGCAACAATTGCCAGGGCGAGGCAGGCAATGGCCGAAACACCTCCAGCCAATCCATCAAGCCCATCTATCATGTTTAACGAGTTTATCAGTCCAACGATGCAGAATATGGTAAAGGGGATGGCAAATGCCGTGGGGAGCTCGATGTTCCCCATGACAAAGAGGTCGCCGAGATGGCTGATGTGGTTCTGGCTGATGATGACCCCGACGCTGGTCCCGATGATCTGGCCTGCGAGTTTCTGTACCGATGTCAGGCCGCGCAGATCGTCGATAAATCCAACGAAAAAGATGATGAGCCCACCGGTGACGAGCCCGGAAATAAACGTGGTTGCCGTGCAGAATAACAGCACCGATATCAACAGCCCGCAGAGTATGGCAATCCCGCCGATGCGGGGAACCGCCCGGTCGTGAACCTTTCGCTCGTTATCCGGCATGTCGACGCCGCCAACCCTGATCGAAAGGTTGTACAGGGAAGGCATGACCAGCAACGAGGCCATCAATGCCGTGAGGAAAATATAAAAGAGCTTTATCGGTGGCATAGTATGGATGGACCGTTATTGTCTCATGTTTGCTATCTCAACCCCAGCAGCACCGTTCCTGCCGTAACGGCAATCTGGGACATGATGGTGGTGATTTCCTTGATATTGCGCAGCCAGGCGGTCCTTTCGAATCGTTGCGGGACGACGATGGCGTCGCCGGCAGCGATCTGCTCGTTGAGAAAACCCCCGCCGAAGATCGATGCCAGAGAGGAGTACTGCTGACGGCTGAAGATCGAGCCGTCGGCACGGATTACATAGATCCCGTCTCCGTCACTGTCCAGGGTTGTGCCGCCGGCAAGGTTGAGATAATACGCAACATCTTTTTCGTCGATGTGTATGAAACTGGTGGGATTGACGACTCGTCCCAGCACGGCGACCGAACTGGTGGATTGGGGGACTTCAAGGGTGTCGCCACCCATGACCTCGATGTCGTAGGGGGAACCGGCAAATTGATCCAGGGCGGGAAGATGGATGACCATACGCCCTTCGGCCTTGGCCGCCTTGAGCAGTTGCAGGTTGCGCCGCACCCCTTCCAGTGTCGCCTTGGCCGAAGCGAGTTCTTCCTGGCTGCTGGCAATGGTTGCCAACTCGGTCATCTTGGTGTTCACCTCGAGTTCTGCATTTGAAAGAAATTCGTCCATCCGTTTCTGTTGCAGTTCGCGGACTGAGGCACGGGTGAACTTGGCACCGTGGAGGTAGGCCTTGGGGGTGAAGCCGCCGGCCCGACGGATCACTGAGCTGAGCCGCTCTCCCTTGAAAATCGGATAGGTGCCGGGGAAGACGAATTCTCCTTTGAGGGTGATATAACGCTCGTTCTCTTCTGCCCAGTTGGGAATCTTTCTCACCGTCAGCTCATCATAGGGTTGTAACAGGATGTTGTCGCTGGGGTTTCCTTTCAGGGCTTCTTCCAGGCT
Coding sequences within:
- a CDS encoding lipopolysaccharide biosynthesis protein, which codes for MEILMSQNANSTPSPPTPPTLLDYLQVIVKHKRMIFFTTFGATFIAALITLMMPNIYTAKAMIIPSDDDKGGMGALMSQLGGLAGLAGGTVGAKTTGELYVTMLKSETVKDPIIDRFKLMDAYKTKYRTDVYQAMDTKTIVSLGKKDGVITITVDDKDPKRAADLANAYVEELGILTAGLNMSGAGKNRAFLEKRIAEARADLSRAEDALKAFQLKNKAISVTDQAQATIAGIAQLRAQLAAQEVQLATLQRQFTDSSQEVKTAKTTAANLRAQIAGLEGKGGSSSSIPNIGSVPRLGQEYLRLMREFKIQEAVVEMLSKQYEAVKVSETKDMAPFQVLQSAKVPEKRSAPLRRKLVLRALGVSFFGAVLMAFIVEFVTRQSQERKNHQDHSLNNKVS